One genomic segment of Campylobacter sp. includes these proteins:
- the glnA gene encoding type I glutamate--ammonia ligase has protein sequence MGKFVNDVKEFFKFCDENEVEFVDFRFTDLKGTWHHVAYNYKRLPKDFADGIPFDASSVAAWQPIDKSDMMLKPDVGTAFLDPFTADVTIIVICDVYDIYKNELYEKCPRSIAKKAEQFLQTTGLGDTCYFGPENEFFVFDDVKIIDDMNCAMFKVDTEEGHWNSGKNYKDGFNSGHRPGVKGGYFPVQPVDSMVDLRAEMLKVLEQIGLETFICHHEVAQGQGEIGVKYGTLVEAADNVQKYKYVVKMVAHLNGKTATFMPKPLYGDNGSGMHVHQSIWKKGKNTFYKKGNYANLSDAARWYIGGVLKHARSVAAFTNPSTNSYKRLIPGFEAPSILTYSSQNRSASIRIPYGSGEHSVRAEMRFPDSTACPYLAFAAMLMAGIDGIKNKTEPVGPMDENLFKLHLDEIRERGIEQLPHTLRGSLEAVIRDNEYLRPIMSELFIETYQHFKFETQVWPYEARPTPFEFATNYSC, from the coding sequence TTTACCGATCTAAAGGGTACCTGGCACCACGTCGCTTACAACTACAAGCGCCTGCCGAAGGACTTCGCCGACGGAATTCCATTTGACGCAAGCTCGGTAGCGGCGTGGCAGCCGATCGATAAATCCGATATGATGCTAAAGCCCGACGTAGGGACGGCGTTTTTGGATCCATTCACCGCGGACGTTACGATCATCGTCATCTGCGACGTTTACGATATCTACAAAAACGAGCTTTACGAAAAATGCCCGCGCTCTATCGCTAAAAAAGCCGAGCAGTTTCTGCAAACCACGGGTCTTGGAGATACCTGCTACTTCGGGCCTGAGAATGAGTTTTTCGTTTTCGACGACGTAAAGATCATCGACGATATGAACTGCGCGATGTTTAAGGTAGATACCGAAGAGGGGCATTGGAACAGCGGCAAAAACTACAAAGACGGCTTTAATAGCGGCCACCGCCCGGGCGTAAAGGGCGGCTACTTCCCCGTCCAGCCCGTCGATTCGATGGTCGATCTGCGCGCCGAGATGCTAAAAGTGCTTGAGCAGATCGGGCTTGAGACCTTCATCTGCCACCACGAAGTAGCGCAAGGCCAGGGCGAGATCGGCGTTAAATACGGCACCCTCGTCGAGGCCGCCGACAACGTGCAAAAATACAAATACGTCGTAAAGATGGTCGCGCACCTAAACGGCAAGACCGCGACCTTTATGCCAAAACCGCTCTACGGCGATAACGGCAGCGGAATGCACGTGCACCAATCGATCTGGAAAAAGGGCAAAAATACCTTTTATAAAAAGGGCAACTACGCAAATTTAAGCGACGCGGCTAGATGGTATATCGGCGGCGTGCTAAAGCATGCACGCAGCGTCGCAGCGTTTACGAACCCGAGCACCAACAGCTACAAACGCCTCATCCCGGGCTTTGAGGCGCCGTCCATTCTAACTTATTCGAGCCAAAACCGCTCCGCTTCGATCCGCATCCCTTACGGCAGCGGCGAGCACTCCGTGCGCGCAGAGATGCGCTTCCCCGATAGCACAGCGTGCCCGTATTTGGCATTTGCGGCGATGCTTATGGCTGGAATCGACGGTATCAAAAACAAAACCGAGCCGGTCGGACCGATGGATGAGAATTTATTCAAGCTGCACCTGGATGAGATTCGCGAGCGCGGCATCGAGCAGCTTCCGCACACGCTTCGCGGCAGCCTAGAGGCAGTGATCCGCGATAATGAGTATCTGCGCCCGATAATGAGCGAGCTTTTCATCGAGACCTATCAGCATTTTAAATTTGAAACTCAGGTTTGGCCTTACGAGGCGCGCCCTACGCCGTTTGAGTTTGCAACGAACTACTCGTGCTAA
- a CDS encoding ComEC/Rec2 family competence protein has protein sequence MKLQLFYSKREILYFLLILLGILSINLGVKFYEFKEFRAKNYAFYGAQILNAYTKTNERGRSYTVLKLKTADFTLYTTAGLEREFHRFARVNIGIVTKNVKFLDFLKQRFYAPNFKISAETAPSGAKWRAISFVRAQHEDEMTADLYSALYFATEISKPLRASVTNWGIAHIISISGFHLGIIFSTVFLLAMPIYRYFQDRYFPYRSARRDLSVFVIVLMSGYLFVLDFTPSFLRSLAMCCVGFFLAMRNFYVLKFTNLFLTIALLLAFFPHLAFSIGFYFSCLGVLYIFLYLHHFAPKFKLWQNVILFNLYVWLSMNAAVYYFFPTASLQQLSVMPLGYVFVIFYPLSIFLHIFGLGGALDTPLLAFLNFTLPSFQAQIPPLLFALANICALAAIKIRYAALGCAIIGISPIFFIT, from the coding sequence GTGAAGCTTCAACTCTTTTACTCTAAACGCGAAATTTTATACTTTCTACTCATTTTGCTTGGAATTTTATCGATAAACTTAGGCGTGAAATTTTATGAATTCAAAGAATTCCGCGCGAAAAACTACGCTTTTTACGGCGCGCAAATTTTAAATGCCTACACCAAAACGAACGAGCGCGGCCGCAGTTACACGGTGCTAAAGCTCAAAACGGCGGATTTTACCCTCTACACGACTGCCGGGCTCGAGCGGGAATTTCACCGCTTCGCGCGCGTAAATATCGGCATCGTAACCAAAAACGTAAAATTTTTAGATTTTTTAAAGCAGCGCTTTTACGCACCAAATTTTAAAATTTCAGCCGAGACCGCGCCCTCTGGGGCAAAATGGCGCGCGATAAGCTTCGTTCGCGCCCAACACGAAGATGAGATGACGGCGGATCTTTACTCCGCGCTGTATTTTGCGACCGAAATTTCAAAACCGCTGCGCGCCAGCGTGACGAACTGGGGCATAGCGCACATCATCTCGATCAGCGGCTTTCATCTGGGCATTATCTTTAGCACGGTCTTTCTGCTTGCAATGCCGATCTACCGCTATTTTCAGGATCGCTACTTTCCATACCGCAGCGCGAGGCGCGATCTTAGCGTCTTTGTGATCGTGCTGATGAGCGGGTATCTCTTCGTGCTCGATTTTACGCCGAGCTTTCTGCGCTCGCTTGCGATGTGCTGCGTGGGCTTTTTCCTCGCGATGCGAAATTTCTACGTACTTAAATTTACGAACCTCTTCCTAACGATCGCGCTTCTACTTGCGTTTTTCCCGCACTTAGCCTTTTCGATCGGATTTTATTTCTCCTGCCTGGGCGTACTGTATATTTTCCTCTACCTGCACCACTTCGCACCTAAATTTAAGCTCTGGCAGAACGTCATACTTTTTAACCTCTACGTTTGGCTCAGCATGAACGCGGCGGTCTATTATTTCTTCCCGACCGCTTCGCTGCAGCAGCTTAGTGTAATGCCGCTGGGATACGTGTTCGTGATCTTTTATCCGCTAAGCATATTTTTGCATATATTTGGGCTCGGCGGCGCGCTCGATACGCCGCTGCTTGCGTTTTTAAACTTTACTTTGCCGAGCTTTCAAGCGCAAATTCCGCCACTTCTTTTCGCGCTCGCAAACATCTGTGCGCTTGCTGCGATAAAGATTCGCTACGCAGCGCTTGGTTGCGCGATAATCGGAATTTCGCCGATATTTTTTATAACGTAG
- a CDS encoding YciI family protein, translated as MFIANLTYVKEVSEVDRFINEHNAFLDKFFAADKFICSGRKVPRTGGIILINAKDRAELDEIIAQDPFFQNGVAKYEIIEFAPTKFAPEFWRLFGE; from the coding sequence ATGTTTATTGCGAACCTCACCTACGTCAAAGAAGTAAGCGAAGTGGACCGCTTTATCAACGAGCACAACGCGTTTTTGGATAAATTTTTCGCGGCGGATAAATTTATCTGCTCGGGGCGCAAAGTCCCTCGCACCGGCGGCATCATCTTAATCAACGCCAAAGACCGCGCGGAGCTTGATGAGATCATCGCGCAAGATCCGTTCTTTCAAAACGGCGTCGCAAAATACGAGATCATAGAATTTGCGCCGACGAAATTTGCGCCCGAGTTTTGGAGGCTTTTCGGCGAATAG
- a CDS encoding GNAT family N-acetyltransferase, which produces MLIKLRLATPQDAEALLEIYAPYVKQTAISFEYDVPSAAEFVGRIGQTLQRYPYLLAYVSNETACTGDERNENFKISASAAGAGSEILPAYEARNCASGAAKQNSANLKHGQILGYAYASVFKERAAYDWSAECSVYVSRNVRA; this is translated from the coding sequence GTGCTGATAAAACTGCGGCTCGCAACGCCGCAAGATGCGGAGGCGCTGCTTGAAATTTACGCGCCTTACGTAAAGCAAACGGCGATCAGCTTTGAATACGACGTGCCCAGCGCCGCGGAATTTGTGGGGCGCATCGGACAGACGCTGCAAAGATACCCCTATCTGCTCGCTTACGTAAGCAACGAGACGGCATGCACGGGCGATGAACGGAATGAAAATTTTAAAATTTCTGCGAGCGCGGCAGGCGCAGGGAGTGAAATTTTGCCCGCATACGAGGCGCGAAATTGCGCAAGCGGTGCGGCGAAACAAAATAGCGCAAATTTAAAACACGGGCAAATCCTCGGCTACGCCTACGCTTCGGTTTTCAAAGAGCGGGCGGCATACGATTGGTCGGCGGAGTGCTCGGTTTACGTGTCGCGAAACGTGCGCGCTTAG
- a CDS encoding GNAT family N-acetyltransferase, producing MNACIACGDDEYLNDASVRFHERMGFRFVGRFERCAYKFGRWYDMAWMQKPIGEHLQNQPAMRPFARFRDEICASAGIEI from the coding sequence ATGAACGCTTGCATCGCTTGCGGGGATGACGAATATCTAAACGACGCGAGCGTGCGATTTCACGAGCGTATGGGTTTTCGCTTCGTCGGCAGATTCGAGCGCTGCGCCTATAAATTCGGCCGCTGGTACGATATGGCATGGATGCAAAAGCCCATCGGCGAGCATCTGCAAAATCAGCCCGCAATGAGGCCTTTCGCGCGCTTTAGAGATGAAATTTGCGCGAGCGCGGGCATTGAAATTTAA